The DNA sequence AAAAGTTGCTTCAAAAGCtaatatgagaaaagaaataaaattgattttaaattaaaacaatgaaaaaatggtAGATTTTAGcccaattatataaaaatactaataaattacATTATTCTGAATGTCCATTTAATGTTTTGTATTGGATAGAAATGAAAGACCTATGTCTGTATCTGAAAATTACAATGAACTCTGTTCaaacatgaaaacacaaataGGTGAAAATTAAAAGGAACATATAACATATGCCATGCTAAACCTAGTGAAAAGATGGTTGGATGTCTGTGAATCTAACaagataaatttaagaataaGAATATTCCAGAACTACAAGAAAATCATTTCATAAGAGGACATAAGGATCCTTTGTTTATGCCTCAAGTAAGAGAACttcaaagtataaaatgaaaattgatataatggcaggaaaaaatattcaaatttgcaAACGCTGTCAAAGTTTTAATAGCCAAATAATAAGAGCAATAAAAGATACTAAATAAAAAGACTATGTAACACTGTAAACCAACTTGTCCTAGTGAATATTATAGAACATTCTACCCAAGAAGAGAATATGCATCATTTGAAATACCTGTATAATTCCTAAGTAGGCCAAGTTCAGGGCCATAAAATTGATGtcaataggtttttaaaaattctaatcatGGCACCTGCCGGACCCCGGCTCGGGAGCCGGCGCCGAGCGCAGGCGAGGTGGGCCGCAGGGTGGCCCGCAGAGGGATGCTCTCGACCGAGCGGCGGGAACAGCCGCGCTCCCCGCTCGCCGCGGCCGCCCTGCACCCGCCCTTGGCCGTCGACATGGCCCTCTACTGCGGCGACAACTTCGGCGTGTACTCGCAGCCCAGCCTgccccccgccgccgccgccccgggCGCGCCCCCGGCCTCCAGGGCGCCCTACACGTTGGCCGACTATGCTGCGCCGCCGGCCGCTGCCGCCAACCCTTACCTGTGGCTCAATGGGCCTGGGGTGGGCAGCCCGTCCTCCGCCGCTGCCGCTGCGGCCGCCGCCTACCTGGGcgcaccgccgccgccgccgcctcccggGGCCGCGGCCGGGCCCTTCCTGCAGCCGCCGCCCGCCAACGGCTCCTTCACGTGCGCCCAGCGGCCCTTCGCGCAGCCCGCGTCCGCCGCGCCCGCCTCGCCTGCGGGGTCCGCGGCGCCCGGGGAGCTGGGCTGGCTGTCCATGGCCAGCCGCGAGGACTTGATGAAGATGGTGCGGCCGCCCTACTCGTACTCAGCGCTCATCGCCATGGCCATCCAGAGCGCGCCCGAGCGCAAGCTTACGCTCAGCCACATCTACCAGTTCGTGGCCGACAGCTTCCCCTTCTACCAGCGCAGTAAGGCCGGCTGGCAGAACTCTATTCGCCACAACCTGTCGCTCAACTACTGCTTCAAGAAGGTGCCCCGCGACGAGGATGACCCAGGGAAAGGTAATTACTGGATTCTGGATCCAAACTGCGAGAAGATGTTTGATAATGGAAACTTCCGTCGGAAGCGCAAGCGGCGCTCGGAGGCCAGCGGCAGCTCTGCAGTGGCCACCGGGACTTCCAAGTCAGAAGAAGGGCTGTCCTCAGGATTGGGGGCCCGGGTGGGCGGCGCCCCGGAGGGAGAAGGCCCCTCCTCGGTGCTGCGGCCAGCGCAGTCTCTGGAGCCTGAGGGCGCCAAGAGCCCTGGGTCCCCGCCAGGTGGCCCTGTGCTGGCCTCCACCCCCTGCCTCGGTGCCTTCTTCAGCAGCCTCAGCAGTCTCAGCGTCGGCAGCGGTGGGAGTGCCCAGCGCGCCAGCCCTGGTGGCCGCCACCTGGGGGCTCAGGGCCCTCAGCTGCCCTCCAGCAGCGTCTTCCCCGCCACCTCTATCTCTGAGGCCTCTGCAGACACCTTGGCGCTGGGCACCAGCAGCGGCAGCAGCCAGCGATCTTCCTACTATAGCCCGTTCCCAGCCAGTGCCGGTGGGGGCCAGAGCAGCCCCTTCAGCAGCCCCTTCTACAACCTGGGCATGGTCAACAGCTTCATCTACCCACAGGAGGGCTCCGAGGTGTAGGGTGCTTCTCAGACTTGGAGGCACTGCTGAGCAGATCGAGGTCTGGGGTGGGGCTGAGTTTCTGCATTTGTTTGAACTGCTGGGTGATCCCATGGTGTAACTTCCAGGGAGCAGGGAACCCCCAGACCCCAGCAAACTTTTAAAGGTCTCCTGGAGATGGGCCTCCAGGCAGAAGTCCGCCTGCATTCCGGAGCAGGTAGCCTGCAGCCCTGTGAGGCAGAGACTGGGTCTGGGGCCTTGTCGATCTGTGCCAGGTGGTGGGCTCAGGGGTGCTCAGTTGGAGCCCACCCTGAAGTCCCTAGGTGGTAAAAAGCAGCTAGCACTTGAAGCCCGTGGTTGGACCCACCAGCCAAAGGCTCTGGAGCAGCTGGCTATCCCCTGTCCTACAGCTTTCTGATCTTTTCTAGAAAAGCCAGGTAATTTGGCCTTTTATAGGAAACTTCCAACTTTGTGTCCTTGGCCTCCAGTTAAAGTTTGTATCACTGGAAGCACTACAATTGTGCAGCAGGTCACCTCTGACTGGTACCTGTAACTACTGATTGCCTTAAGGCTG is a window from the Ictidomys tridecemlineatus isolate mIctTri1 unplaced genomic scaffold, mIctTri1.hap1 Scaffold_88, whole genome shotgun sequence genome containing:
- the LOC144374784 gene encoding forkhead box protein I3-like; translation: MALYCGDNFGVYSQPSLPPAAAAPGAPPASRAPYTLADYAAPPAAAANPYLWLNGPGVGSPSSAAAAAAAAYLGAPPPPPPPGAAAGPFLQPPPANGSFTCAQRPFAQPASAAPASPAGSAAPGELGWLSMASREDLMKMVRPPYSYSALIAMAIQSAPERKLTLSHIYQFVADSFPFYQRSKAGWQNSIRHNLSLNYCFKKVPRDEDDPGKGNYWILDPNCEKMFDNGNFRRKRKRRSEASGSSAVATGTSKSEEGLSSGLGARVGGAPEGEGPSSVLRPAQSLEPEGAKSPGSPPGGPVLASTPCLGAFFSSLSSLSVGSGGSAQRASPGGRHLGAQGPQLPSSSVFPATSISEASADTLALGTSSGSSQRSSYYSPFPASAGGGQSSPFSSPFYNLGMVNSFIYPQEGSEV